The following proteins are co-located in the Bacteroidales bacterium genome:
- a CDS encoding transposase translates to MNNSNSWFNLHQPMLENQIYHIFNQGNNGEVIFKNKENKNYFKSKLYKYISPFADVLAECLMSDHYHLLIRIKPYKEVAEHVHKVKGLYQVIKRHKAIGKRNEISIIISEMLRRCFMSYAKAFNKMYNRLGSLFRKNFRRKLITSEKYLKNIWIYIHKNPQKHKYIEDYRKSKSSSYSNYLHSNIKNLYIKMIFNKIFINIDLYIKNHEQYIQSNDDDIVIIE, encoded by the coding sequence ATGAATAATTCAAATAGTTGGTTTAATCTGCACCAGCCTATGTTAGAAAATCAAATTTATCATATTTTTAATCAAGGTAACAATGGGGAAGTAATTTTTAAAAATAAGGAGAATAAAAATTATTTTAAAAGTAAATTATACAAATATATTAGTCCTTTCGCTGATGTTCTTGCTGAATGTTTGATGAGTGATCATTATCACTTGTTAATAAGGATAAAACCATATAAAGAAGTTGCGGAACATGTACATAAAGTAAAGGGATTATATCAAGTTATAAAACGCCACAAAGCTATCGGTAAGCGAAATGAAATCAGTATTATAATTAGTGAAATGTTACGTAGATGTTTTATGTCATATGCTAAAGCTTTCAATAAAATGTACAATAGATTAGGAAGTCTTTTCAGGAAAAATTTCAGAAGAAAATTAATAACATCTGAAAAATATTTGAAGAATATTTGGATATACATTCATAAGAATCCGCAGAAACATAAATATATAGAAGATTATAGAAAAAGTAAATCAAGTAGTTATTCAAATTACCTACACAGTAATATCAAAAATTTATACATCAAAATGATTTTCAATAAAATATTTATTAATATAGATTTATATATAAAAAATCATGAACAATATATACAAAGTAATGATGATGATATTGTTATAATAGAGTGA
- the trmD gene encoding tRNA (guanosine(37)-N1)-methyltransferase TrmD: MRIDILTIFPEMFNGPFNQSIIKRAQENNLVEIHIHNIRDYTINKHKRVDDYAYGPGAGMVMMIQPIADLIEKLISERKYDEIIYTTPDGKLFDQKTANYISLKGNIIILCGHYKGIDQRLRDKYFTMELSIGDYVITGGELASMVIADAIIRLIPDVLNDETSALTDSFQDGLLSPPIYTRPSVYDGMKVPDIILSGNDAEIEKWRMEESIKKTKELRPDIWEKYENSEL; the protein is encoded by the coding sequence ATGAGAATAGATATTCTTACCATATTTCCGGAAATGTTTAACGGACCTTTCAATCAGTCGATAATTAAAAGGGCGCAGGAAAATAATCTTGTGGAAATACATATTCATAATATCCGCGATTACACAATAAATAAGCACAAAAGAGTTGATGATTATGCATACGGACCGGGAGCCGGAATGGTCATGATGATTCAACCAATTGCCGATTTAATAGAAAAGTTAATTTCGGAACGAAAATATGATGAGATAATTTATACCACTCCGGATGGAAAGCTATTTGATCAGAAGACAGCGAATTATATCTCATTAAAAGGAAATATAATAATCTTATGCGGACATTATAAAGGGATTGATCAAAGGTTACGGGATAAATATTTCACAATGGAATTATCCATTGGGGATTATGTAATTACCGGAGGAGAATTAGCTTCTATGGTCATTGCGGATGCTATCATAAGATTAATACCCGACGTACTAAATGATGAAACAAGTGCGTTAACAGATTCATTTCAAGACGGATTACTCTCTCCTCCTATATATACGCGTCCGTCTGTTTATGACGGAATGAAAGTACCGGATATTATTCTTTCCGGTAATGATGCCGAAATAGAGAAATGGCGAATGGAAGAATCAATCAAGAAGACCAAAGAATTACGCCCCGATATTTGGGAGAAATATGAGAATTCCGAGCTATAA